From a region of the Mycobacteroides saopaulense genome:
- a CDS encoding ubiquitin-like protein Pup gives MAQEQTKRGGGGDEDDVTDLGGPAGQERREKLAEDTDDLLDEIDDVLEENAEDFVRAYVQKGGQ, from the coding sequence ATGGCGCAGGAACAGACCAAGCGCGGTGGTGGCGGAGACGAGGACGACGTCACCGACCTGGGAGGACCGGCCGGGCAGGAGCGCCGCGAAAAGCTGGCGGAGGACACTGACGATCTGCTCGACGAGATCGATGACGTGTTGGAAGAGAACGCCGAGGACTTCGTGCGGGCATACGTCCAAAAGGGTGGCCAGTGA
- a CDS encoding ABC transporter permease has translation MSIFVDFVPDESPAAEATPRPSQWRPRLTRAALPLLSVVVFIGIWQLAAASGIWNQTFVPYPSSVWRAFIEVSTNHDGVHGYGGYLLVEHLYMTLRRLLFGVIIGVTAGVLLGLLMGSIGWVRSVLEPWLTFLRTLPPLAYFFLLVIWLGIDEAPKITLLALAALPPATVATTAAVVAAPVGLVEAARALGASRWQVTRDVVIPSALPETFTGIRLAVGMAYSSVVAAELFNGIPGIGGLVKDASNYNNTPVVLVGIFSIGISGLVIDGALRAVERRAVPWRGKI, from the coding sequence GTGTCTATTTTCGTCGACTTCGTTCCGGACGAGTCACCCGCAGCCGAGGCCACCCCGCGCCCATCGCAGTGGCGTCCGCGGCTCACCCGTGCCGCCCTGCCGCTGCTGTCGGTAGTCGTCTTCATCGGAATATGGCAGCTGGCGGCGGCCAGCGGCATCTGGAACCAAACCTTCGTGCCGTATCCGAGCAGCGTGTGGCGCGCGTTCATCGAAGTATCCACCAACCACGACGGCGTGCACGGCTACGGCGGCTATCTGTTGGTCGAGCACCTGTACATGACGTTGCGCCGCTTGCTGTTCGGTGTGATCATCGGCGTGACGGCGGGTGTGCTGCTGGGGCTGCTGATGGGATCGATCGGGTGGGTGCGCAGTGTTCTCGAACCCTGGCTGACGTTCCTGCGCACACTGCCGCCGCTGGCGTATTTCTTCCTGCTGGTGATCTGGCTGGGCATCGACGAGGCACCCAAGATCACCCTGCTCGCGCTGGCGGCACTGCCGCCCGCGACCGTCGCCACCACGGCGGCGGTGGTGGCAGCCCCGGTGGGCTTGGTGGAGGCCGCCCGCGCGCTGGGTGCCAGCCGGTGGCAGGTGACCCGAGACGTGGTGATCCCGTCGGCATTACCCGAGACCTTCACCGGAATCCGGCTCGCCGTGGGCATGGCGTACTCATCGGTGGTCGCCGCCGAATTGTTCAACGGCATACCGGGTATCGGTGGTCTGGTGAAAGATGCCAGTAACTACAACAACACTCCGGTGGTGCTCGTCGGGATCTTCTCGATCGGCATCTCAGGGCTGGTGATCGACGGTGCCCTACGTGCGGTGGAGCGCCGGGCCGTGCCGTGGCGGGGCAAGATATGA
- the prcA gene encoding proteasome subunit alpha, whose translation MTFPYYASVEQLMRDRSELARKGISRGRSVVALTYADGVLFVAENPSNSLQKVSEVYDRVGFAAVGKFNEFDRLRRGGIQWADMRGYAYDRRDVSGRQLANIYAEALGTIFNEQAKPYEVELCVGEVAHHGRDTEPVLYRITYDGSIADEPHWVVMGGNTEPVINSLKESYAEGATLKDAVGFAVKALQAGTAGTNGSEGRALGGLEVAVLEQSRPRRAFRRIKGAALEALLPEDFSPGQTEGGGDPGPESGDSKDTKDS comes from the coding sequence ATGACCTTTCCGTATTACGCCTCGGTCGAGCAGCTCATGCGCGACCGTTCGGAGCTGGCGCGCAAGGGAATCAGCCGTGGCCGGTCGGTCGTGGCGCTGACCTACGCCGACGGAGTGCTGTTCGTCGCCGAGAATCCGTCCAACTCGCTGCAGAAGGTCAGCGAGGTCTACGACCGGGTGGGTTTTGCGGCCGTCGGAAAGTTCAACGAGTTCGACCGCTTGCGCCGTGGCGGCATCCAGTGGGCCGACATGCGCGGCTACGCCTACGATCGCCGCGACGTGAGCGGACGGCAGCTGGCCAACATCTATGCCGAGGCGCTCGGCACCATCTTCAACGAACAGGCCAAGCCCTACGAGGTGGAGCTGTGCGTCGGGGAGGTGGCCCACCACGGTCGCGACACCGAACCGGTGCTGTACCGAATCACCTACGACGGGTCGATCGCGGATGAGCCACATTGGGTGGTCATGGGGGGCAACACCGAGCCCGTGATCAACTCGCTCAAGGAGAGCTACGCCGAGGGCGCCACGCTCAAGGATGCGGTTGGTTTCGCGGTGAAGGCACTGCAGGCCGGGACGGCCGGCACCAATGGCTCCGAGGGCCGGGCGCTGGGCGGACTGGAGGTGGCGGTGCTGGAACAGAGCCGTCCCCGCAGGGCCTTCCGCCGGATCAAGGGTGCCGCTCTTGAGGCGCTGCTGCCCGAAGATTTCTCGCCGGGGCAGACCGAGGGCGGCGGCGATCCCGGGCCCGAGTCCGGCGATTCCAAGGACACCAAGGACAGCTAG
- the prcB gene encoding proteasome subunit beta, with translation MIWRDDSIAPQQFTRHSHLSSFSEYLRIQAPELLPALGKANGDVISSLPHGTTIVALTYRGGVLIAGDRRATQGNYIANRDIDKVQITDNYSATGIAGTAAIAVEFARLYAVELEHYEKLEGVPLTFNGKANRLSALVRGNLAAAMQGLVAVPLLVGYDIDDPNGETAGRIVSFDVAGGWHVESDGYQAVGSGSVFAKSSIKKLYKSGGDALSALSVAVEALYDAAEDDSATGGPDLVRRVFPTAIRIDSGGAIRVPEADIESIAREVIEKRTEAAESGDPS, from the coding sequence GTGATCTGGCGCGATGACTCGATCGCGCCCCAGCAGTTCACCCGGCACTCGCACCTCTCCTCCTTCTCGGAGTACCTGAGGATCCAGGCTCCGGAGCTCCTTCCGGCGCTCGGAAAGGCGAATGGTGACGTGATCTCCAGCCTGCCGCACGGGACTACCATCGTGGCGCTCACCTATCGCGGTGGGGTGCTGATCGCCGGTGACCGGCGCGCGACCCAAGGCAATTACATTGCCAACCGCGATATCGACAAGGTGCAGATCACCGACAACTACTCGGCCACCGGCATCGCCGGGACCGCCGCCATCGCCGTCGAATTCGCCCGGTTGTACGCGGTCGAGCTGGAGCACTACGAGAAGCTCGAAGGCGTGCCGCTGACCTTCAACGGCAAGGCCAACCGTCTGTCGGCGCTGGTGCGCGGCAACCTTGCGGCAGCCATGCAGGGCTTGGTGGCGGTGCCGCTGTTGGTGGGTTACGACATCGACGATCCGAACGGCGAAACCGCAGGGCGCATAGTGTCTTTCGATGTTGCCGGTGGTTGGCATGTCGAGAGCGACGGCTATCAGGCGGTGGGTTCGGGTTCGGTGTTCGCGAAGTCGTCGATCAAGAAGCTCTACAAGTCCGGTGGCGACGCGCTGAGCGCGCTGTCGGTGGCCGTGGAGGCGCTGTACGACGCGGCCGAGGACGATTCGGCAACGGGCGGGCCGGATCTGGTGCGCCGGGTGTTCCCGACGGCGATTCGTATCGATTCCGGCGGAGCGATTCGCGTGCCCGAGGCCGATATCGAAAGCATTGCGCGCGAGGTCATCGAGAAGCGGACCGAAGCGGCCGAAAGTGGTGATCCCTCATGA
- a CDS encoding ABC transporter ATP-binding protein, producing MSLVDDVETGVQDRDTGSIRISGVTHSYGSGATRTTALGPVDLTVEPGTFLVLVGASGCGKSTLLRLLAGFESPSEGAVQVAGGVPTPGITSGVVFQQPRLFPWRTVGGNVELALKYAKVPRERWAQRRDQLLTRVGLEGTANRRIWEISGGQQQRVAIARALAAETPLFLLDEPFAALDALTRERLQEDVRQVSAESGRTTVFVTHSADEAAFLGSRIVVLTRRPGQVALDIPVGLPRTGVDPDDLRRSPEYAELRTEVGRAVKAAAA from the coding sequence ATGTCATTGGTCGATGATGTGGAAACCGGTGTACAGGACCGAGATACCGGATCGATTCGAATCAGCGGGGTGACCCACAGCTACGGCAGCGGTGCGACCAGGACGACGGCATTGGGCCCGGTGGATCTGACCGTCGAGCCGGGAACCTTCCTGGTGCTGGTGGGTGCCTCGGGCTGTGGTAAGAGCACCCTGCTACGGCTGTTGGCCGGATTCGAATCGCCGAGTGAAGGGGCCGTGCAGGTGGCCGGCGGCGTGCCCACACCGGGCATCACCTCCGGGGTGGTGTTCCAGCAGCCGCGCCTGTTTCCGTGGCGCACCGTGGGCGGCAATGTCGAGCTCGCGCTCAAGTACGCAAAGGTGCCCCGTGAACGCTGGGCGCAGCGCCGCGACCAACTACTCACCCGAGTCGGGTTGGAGGGCACCGCGAATCGCCGCATCTGGGAGATCAGCGGTGGCCAGCAGCAGCGAGTGGCGATCGCCCGTGCGCTCGCCGCGGAGACTCCGCTGTTTCTCCTGGACGAGCCCTTCGCGGCGCTCGACGCGCTCACCCGTGAACGTCTCCAGGAGGATGTCCGTCAGGTCAGTGCCGAATCGGGTCGTACCACGGTCTTCGTCACGCACAGCGCCGACGAGGCTGCTTTTCTCGGATCGCGCATCGTGGTACTGACCCGTCGTCCTGGCCAGGTGGCGCTGGATATCCCGGTGGGGCTGCCTCGGACCGGCGTCGACCCCGACGACCTACGCCGTTCGCCCGAGTATGCCGAGCTCCGCACCGAGGTGGGTCGAGCGGTGAAAGCCGCTGCCGCCTAG
- a CDS encoding taurine ABC transporter substrate-binding protein, producing MRLRTVAAALAVAMSVLSGCAIDHSGLQNGKPTIRIGYQSFPSGDLVVKQNRWLETALPEYNIKWTRFDSGADVNTAFIARELDFGALGSSPFARGLSAPLNIAYRVAFVLDVAGDNEALVASNRSGVTTVAELKGRRVGTPFASTAHYSLLSALAQNGLSAKDVQLVDLQPQAALAAFDRGDVDAVYTWLPTVDQVRKNGRQLITSRQLATDGRPTLDLGAVSNAFADAHPEIVDVWRKQQARALKLIRGEPSSAAKAIAAEIGLSPQEVADQLKQGIYLSPEEIASPKWLGEDGKPGHIAIDLQSASQFLADQKQIPGAAPLSTFENAVYTKGLPDVIGR from the coding sequence ATGAGACTGCGCACGGTCGCGGCTGCCCTTGCCGTGGCGATGTCGGTCCTGTCTGGGTGCGCCATCGACCACTCCGGTCTGCAGAACGGCAAGCCCACCATTCGGATCGGCTATCAGAGCTTTCCCAGCGGAGACCTTGTGGTCAAGCAAAACCGTTGGTTGGAAACGGCATTGCCCGAATACAACATCAAGTGGACGCGGTTCGACTCCGGTGCCGATGTCAACACGGCGTTCATCGCCAGGGAACTGGACTTCGGAGCGCTGGGGTCGAGCCCCTTCGCGCGCGGCCTCTCAGCGCCCCTGAACATCGCCTATCGGGTGGCATTCGTGCTGGATGTGGCGGGCGACAACGAGGCGCTGGTGGCCAGCAACCGCAGCGGCGTCACAACGGTAGCCGAGCTCAAGGGTCGGCGCGTGGGCACGCCGTTCGCGTCCACGGCACACTACAGTCTGCTCTCCGCGCTGGCGCAGAACGGATTGTCGGCGAAGGACGTTCAGCTGGTGGACCTGCAGCCGCAGGCCGCGCTGGCCGCCTTCGACCGGGGCGACGTGGACGCCGTCTACACCTGGCTGCCCACCGTCGATCAGGTGCGCAAGAACGGCAGGCAACTGATCACCAGCCGACAGCTGGCAACCGACGGCAGGCCGACCCTGGACCTGGGTGCGGTATCCAACGCGTTCGCCGATGCGCACCCCGAGATTGTCGATGTGTGGCGCAAACAGCAGGCGCGGGCGCTCAAACTCATCCGCGGCGAGCCGAGTTCGGCGGCCAAGGCCATCGCGGCAGAGATCGGGCTCAGCCCACAGGAGGTGGCCGACCAACTCAAGCAGGGCATCTATCTGAGCCCGGAAGAGATCGCCTCGCCGAAATGGCTTGGTGAGGACGGCAAACCAGGCCACATCGCCATCGATCTGCAGAGCGCATCGCAGTTTCTGGCCGATCAGAAGCAGATCCCCGGTGCCGCGCCGCTGTCGACGTTCGAGAATGCTGTCTACACGAAGGGCTTGCCCGATGTCATTGGTCGATGA